The sequence ACTCCTTTCGGTTTGGAGCAGATCAAATGTGAGACTCGCATGGAAATTGATATTAGATTCTTACTACAACCAGATAAACAAATACTGCAGTCAAACATTGCAGTGAAATGACCAGAGGTGGTTTTAGAACTACTTTGGGTATGTGCAAATTTATGGGTCAGCGTGAAGCGGAGGCAGGTTTGTTCTATAATTAGTTTCTATTCGATCTTTATCCTACTGGACCATACACACACGTACCATATATGAAGTACTCTCCGATGGTCTTTATGATTATACCTTGTACTTTTGATGACACTAACTACATTATGACCCAAAAAACTGTAAGTTTATCTTTAGTATATTTTTCCTAGCGAGCAAATGGTCATTTGACAGGATTTTAAGTGTGCGGCTCAACTGCAAATGTTCAAAGTCCAAATTCTTCGTTGGGCTTGCGTCCGGGCGATATTTTAAGTAGCCACAAATATAAATGCCTCATTCAGGACGATCTGGGAGTGGAACGGTACATAACGGGCAGAAATGACCTCGTATAGACATGCTTCATGTCAGACAACGGATCCCCAGATCCCGAGGAAGCTACACTGCCACCTCTGGGGAATGCCCAGGATTTGATTAAAATGACCAATTACTGTGTGGAGCGGCTCCGTGAACCGCATGCTATTTATCTTGTATGAAGCTAACCAATAGTTGGACACCAGCCCGTCACTTCACTGACCCAGTTTGAAAACACTCGCCATAAATGAGCGCAACCTTAAAGTAAATGTTACGGCCCTTGGGCAAGTAACAAGTTTAAACCCTCACGCGTAGTACATCCATAGAGCATTGGCCGGTTGATACACATGAATCTTTTAAATTATTCCCAATGTATATTTCCTCTGCTGCTCAAAAGTACTATATATTGAGTCTATTGAATAACTTATGAGCATACATGAGTAAACGATTATAAGGAGAGACCTGGAGTGCTCAGGACCTCCAATCTCTAGATCCGAAATGTACGCTGAGATTTACCCGGTCAGCGAGCCCTTGGGAGATTTTCGAGTCCCTGTATAGATACCTAGTGTTAAAGCTCAAAAAACTACAGATTAATCATTTCAGACTCCCAGTCATCCATTTTCCTTGTCAACGGTGGAAGGTTCCGTATTTCAACCCAATCGTTGCTCGAAAGCGCTCCGCAGTTCTTGCGTTTGGGAAGCACAACCCACCAAGGTGCGAATTCCGATGTCCAGCTGTGCCAATCGTGGGTAGGTGGCGAGCGTGCTGGCTCTGTTCTGTACCTCAATGATTCCGGTGAGTCGTCCGTTTGGGGTTCCGGAAGTGGGTCAGATTGGCGTGCAGTTTCGACGCTGGTAATCCATTTGGCGAAATCCGGCCGCTCGGGTATATCAAGAGATGTATAATAGGTTGAGCGACTTGATTGTGCCGGTTCGACAGAGCCGGAATGTAGTGAATCACCGCGGATCGAAAAAGATATTGACGCACGAGAGTAAGCGTCACGGAAGTTTAGTATATCGCATGACTCTGCCTCGGAATCATCAGATAGATTATTGTAAGTGTCGACTTCATCAGTATAGCTTTCCTCGATTGCATTTGCGGGTAGGCGAGTAGGGTTTGAAGAAGTCTCTTGTATCGATGGATGGTCCACGCTGTGGTCTGAAGAGCGAGCGATCATCAACCGGGTTGAGATTGGAGTTGTGGGATGTCCATGGGATGCGGAATCTTCCAGTTGATCTGTTCTGGATGGTGCTTCCTTCCAGGCATCCATGAGGGCATGATAAATGATGGAGAGGTCAGAAAAGAGCTCCCTGGTTATCGGGAGTACCTCTCCAGGGATGTCCATATGACTTTCGATTTTCGGTACTGCGTTCAAAATTACCGCGTACGGGTGAACATGGGAGCAAAGCACAGGAAAGTTGGGATATGGGGGATAGTGCAAATCGCGAACTGGGTGGCCAGTCGTAGTGGTTTGCCACTGACGGCGAACGATAGGGACCTTCTCGGTATTCAACAGGAGTGGAACAAATCTATACGAATAACCTGATAACCTGGCGGGAAACCACTACTCCAGGATTCAACAAGTTAGCCCAATAGTTCAAGTAATTTAGCACGTACATCGGGGCTGCGAAAATCAGGCCATGGACCATCTATAGATTCCCTTCTCCGTTCGTCTATGAGAGTAAGTATCTTACCCTTAATTCGACGAACATCCTCCTCGATGGGGATAAGAACCCAACCACTCGGCGTGGCGTCAAAGGAACAATGAATGTCGGATCTCACTAGCAAGTGGATGAGGAACAGGGAGATTAATTCAAACAAGATGCTTACGAAAGAGATTGAACCAACGACTGTTTGGATTTATCTTGCGACCTAGGGCGTATTGAAGGCGGGCCAACTTGGACCGCCAGGTCAGCTATTTTGGAATTGAAAACGAGAAAATACCAGTACCTGCGATGCTTTAGTTTCATTGGCTATCAAACAGGCTATTATGATAGCAATACTAGGTGCTGTTTCACCCGTAATTAAACAGCGTCGTCCATGGAGTGAAACGCTCTCTACCGCATTGTACTCTTCCGCCCGTACCGTTGCGTTATTCACCGAGTGCGCATGCCGCCACCAGTCGACAGATAGATCTTCTATACCTGGATCTGAGTCTACAATGTCGTCATCGGTTATGCGAATTGGCGTCTCAGTTGTATCAGTCATGGTTGATTTGGAAGCACGGAGCGCGCCGCGTATGTAAGCTTGGCGCCTAATTATAAGTAGGTCACCCTTGAACCACAACGGTTGTGCAAACAAGTAGTGCATCGCGTGTGAGCACCTTGAGTCCACAATAATTCTCTATCCAGTTTTTCTAAGAAGCTTTAATCCATTTTAACTATAGTACTTGCGCCGATATGCTGGGCTGTATTTTATTCTTGTTAGACTGGATCTACATTATGGTTGGAGCCTTTGTTATGGATGTCAGCGACTGTTCAATAGCAACTAGGTTTAGATGATTGTACATATACGAATCTTTCGGCCAATCATGATGGGTGCCTTGCTTAACAATTATTGGGAGATATAATAGGTCGCTTGGCATTTCAGCGCAAGAGTTATTTCTCATCTCTGATTTATCTGATAGTTATTAGCCAAACTGGGCAATTGGTAGAAGCAGCCCCCGTGTCTTTGATGTTTTATTGGTGGTTTAAGACAGACCTGCTTCGAATGCTATGTACATGTTTTTATGATAACATAATGTAAGTCTCTTGAAATATAGATGCATGTATGCGCCGTTTCAAGAGGGCGGTACTAACCATGAATCGCAACTTGCACACCATGAAATAATAAACTCAGTGTTGGGAGCTGGAACATGTACTAGCGTACTACCAAATCTCGACATCAGGCCACAACTCCACAAAAGTTGCCTCAGCTTGAAGCCAAACACCGTCTTCAATGGGGGCCTTTTAGCGCAAGATTCCTAAGTAAGATGACCTAACGAAAAAAAGGGCCGGATCTACGCAGTGGTAGTCAGTGAAAACTGACTACAACCGCGTAAATCCGGCCCTTTTTTTCTTATCAGTGTCAAGCTCAAGTTGGACATACTGCACCTGGTTCGTCCGATACTACCTGTCCTTCGGTTCCAGGGCCTTTGGATCTTGAGGTCTCGAATCCCAGAGATAAAACCAGAACCAGAGAGTCGCCAAAGTCAGAGAGCCACCAGAACCAGAGAATCGCCAGAGTGCCAGAGTGCCAGAATGCCAGAGTTTCAGATAGCCAAGGAGCCCAAGAGAGTCGAGTAGCCACAGATACCCAGTGCACCCCAAATACAAGTCCAAAGAGGTCGATAGTATAGCCAAGTTGGGTATCCAGGTCTTCATGTCCCAATGTCTTCATGTCGAATCCGGATTCCTATGGATCTCTGCGAACAAGCGGTTAGTCTCAGCAAACAAGTCCGAGTCCACAAACATCAGCGTGCTAGACAGACATAGGAAATGTCCAGAGTACAACGAGTGCGAATACAAATACAAGTAAACATCCGAGTCTTTTTTTGTACTTTATGTTTTCGACTTTTTTTGTGGTTTTGTGGTTTTGTGTCAGTCCGAAGCCAAGGCAGAGATCCAAGTCCAGAGTCCATCATAGATCGGAACGAGAAATGAGAGAAAAATAGATAAAAGAtaaaaagaaatgaagaaaagataaaaaaaaaaaaaaaaaaagataggGGTATGGCACAGCCAGAGAGATCTGGCTGCGCCCACTCATCGCGAGTCAGCCCGCGCCGGACTCTACCGTAATGCCTACGCTCAGGCTGTTCTACCACCACACACGCTCCTCTCGCCGCTGCTCAACACCACTTGTGTCAAACTCCGAATGCGGTCGACAGTCACTATCATAGCTACTTACAGCTCGTCCGAGCTCTGCCTCTACTACCTCTATCGCTACTGCCAATTGGCCACCTACATCCCCCTTCCCCTTCCTCGTCTTTCCAGACAGCTGCTTGATACCGTCCGTCACATCTCAGCAAACAGTTGATCGCATACGTTGCTTACAGTCTGTCCGCGCTTGAACCCTGCCTTCATACGAGTCGGCGCCAATTGGCCACCGCTCGCTGTGTTTGTTTTTATGCTGTTGAGCCAGGTGCGCATGGGCTCGATTGCTAGTGTGTGGATAGTTGTCATTGTGAATGTGAATATGTTGGAAGATGTGAGAGCGTATGAGAGCGAGAGATGCAGATAACGTGGCCAGGGCAAGGAGTCGACCCAAGGGGAGGGGACAGGAATATATATACTCGGACGTGACGGATGCAGAGCTCGGCCGGGATGTTAGCGCGGACTGGCTAGAGATGGAGTAGGGGGTAGAAGTATAGGGGTGTATAGGGGTAAGGTGAATATATGCGAGTAGAATATAGTGAACTGGCCGGAGGCAAATGCGGAGCCGGAGATACGGAATAGTTGACGCCGGAGTGTGGATGCTATAACTGATTATCTAGCTTGTCCCTTCGTCCAGCACGTTGTCTAATAGCTTTACTATGTGTCAATAGGTCCTCAGGACTTCCGTGTGACACACCCTTGATTCAACACTATTTGTGGCCCTTTGAGACTGTGACTGGGTCGTTCGCCATCCTTTTGCATACTTCGATATTGGCTTTTGGATGTATTCAGTGGTAATCAAACACCGCAGTGAGGCGGCCAGATTACTGTATACCCATATGTACAAAACCTTTTAAATTGGAATGAGGCAAACGCATACCCGCTTTATATTTAGCGTTATGTACTGAAAGTAGAATTGATAGAAAATACAACTAATAAAGTTACGAGACTGTCTTCCGTAAAGTCTTACTAGCCAATTTATGGATGGGCGACAGCATTTCAAGCACCACATCCCCGAAATGCCCAAAGTCTGAACCCGCCCATTGGTCCTGTGCCCAAGCGATAGTTTAAATAATCCCGAAACAGACAAGTGCGACCAAAGGGCTTCATTTAGGTCAATTTGTGAGTTAAATAACATTTGGCGGTCAGAAACGCCCCCATATGAACGCGTCCATGGCAGAACCTGGCAGCGGATCTCCGGCCTCAAGGAAGCTACACTGCTACTGCACGTGACGAGATAAACGTGACTTGGTATAACGAGAGTGACGAGACAAGGATCTTCGCCCACCcatcccaaccaccatcccTAGATTTTGCCCAAGATGGCGCCTCTTCCTATCGAAGTTTCAGAAGACAATCTGCATGCACTCTCTTCGTCGTTTCTGATGATTCTTGCGTCTGAAGTGGGAGACAAGACGTTCCTCATTGCTGCGATCATGGCCATGCGACATCCGCGCCTCATTGTTTTCTCAGGCGCATTCGGGGCGTTAGTTGTTATGAGTGCTCTATCGGCTGCCATGGGACATCTCTTGCCTGCGCTCATCAGTCGACGATGGACAACACTTGCTGCTGCCGGCCTATTCTTGGTATTCGGTGTCAAGGTCTGTACAACGTGTGTGAGAACCAGGGTCACGGGCTAAATTTATCCTATAGATGCTTTTGGAAGCCAGAGAAATGCAAGCCGGACAAGATAAGATCCAAGAAGAGCtcaaggaggtggaggaggagTTGGATGCTGCAGAGGGTAACATTCCGATGAGAAACATGGAGGAAGGTAAGCATCTTCTTTGCAATCTCCCAATCTACTTTGTTGTTTACAACGAAACCTAGGAGGACGCAACTCTGACGAACCTGAACCTCTCACACCGGCCCCAAAAGATTCTTCACTTGCACAAGGAGCCAAGAACCTGTTTGGAATGTGCCTAGGTCCCATTTTCGTTCAGGTATGTAACTTGCTCTTGTGTGTCTGCTCCAGTTTTAAACCAACCAACTTTTCAGACGTTTATCTTGACGTTCTTGGGCGAATGGGGAGACCGCAGCCAGATTGCAACCATCGCTCTTGGAGCAGCTCATGTCAGTATATCCCACACTTTTGATCATCTGACTCCGTCATGCTGAGCCATTCATCTTTGCAGAACGTATACATTATCACCATTGGAACAATTGCTGGCCACGCACTTTGCACCGGAGTAGCCGTCCTTGGTGGGCGTTGGTTGTCAACCAAGATTTCAATAAAGCACGGTGAGTGATCTAACTCTTGGACCCTAAGCCGACTATTTAAGCTCTCTGTCAACAGTGACCCTCACGGGCTCTATCCTGTTCTTATTATTTGCTGTTATGTACTTTTACGAGTCGTGGACATTCGTGCCCGACGTACCCTCACTCGATTTGGACCTTCCCATGAAGGCCGTAGAGCGGAGGTAAAACCCTAGACTGATGAGGCTTAGGTTATGTATAAACTCTTGCACCCGTATTGTTAGATTCTTGCATATGTTGTAGTATGTTGACTTGTTGCATCTAGCATGTATACGCAACGCGCGATTTGTGCAATAATAATTTCCGGATTTGGAACATAACCCTTTTATCAAGAAACCATGAAAAACACGTTCATTAAAAGCTAGGTGATCGTACAAAGATAAAGCGTAAACCCCGTAAGTATGACAATAACTTGAAATCGTAACTATAGGTTCATGCATAAATGTAGCAGTACTCGCCACTCCCCAGAGTGTTCAGGGTGCTCAAGATGGTAGGCTGAGGGAACAACCCATCGGTAGGCAACTTGTCAGTGACGCTCAACCATGGGGGGTATCCGTTGGGGAAAGCCGGGTCGGTGTAGGTCATGTTGGATCCGCCCTTGAAAGCAAAGAGGTTCCTGATAGACTTCATCTGCCAGAGCCACCAAATACGATCGATATTGGCATGGTGCAAGAAAAACATGGGCTAAAATagaggggggggggcgaTCAGTATCAGATCCCGATCCTGAACCATCTCGATCTAAACTTACGTCGCTGGGCGTCCAGGTCGATCCTCCTTGGCATGTGGAACCAGCAGCTTTCGGGCAAGTTCCAGCCAAGTCACCACCCATGATCATATGCACATTCGCATGGAATGCCTGGGCCTTTTCGGTCGCGTTTTGGAAACCCATAAAGTCGCCTTCGTAGCCGTTGATCGCATCGTCAACAAACGACTTTTGCATCCCGACTACGGCTGCCTCTTGGGGCCTGGGAACCCACCACCAACTAAGGTAAGGATAAGGCGTATATTGACGGCGAATTCCGCGTTTGCTGAAAAATAAATAGAAAGTGTTAAGTAAAAGGAATTTGGACGGTACAATATCAGAGTGACGTACATTGGGTATGAAACCTTCATGTCCTTGAACCCGCCGTTATTGACATAGTAGTCGTTGTTAGGGTCTCCGAAACCTCCAAGACCAGAGGTAGGATCGGAATCCCACATGGCAGACGTATTGAACGACGCAGTATCCTTGGACCAGTCCCAGTAGGGCATAACACCCTTGTATCCGCACTGCTTCCTCAACTGAGTAACATGTTGATTGGTGTACCAACGATGCCACGGCAGGAAAAAGCCAGTGTAGTGGATCTGGTTGGTGAGGTCCATATGAATATAGGTCATGTCATCGTAGAAGCTCGAGTTCTCGTTGATAGGAGGCAAATCGGCGCGCGGGTACGATGCCTTGAGGAGCTTGCTGTGGGGGCGCTTGGCAAGGCACTATGACGAGTTGTGAGTAGGGTGTTGCAGAGCGACTGAGGCAAGGAGGGAGATGGCTCACGTTTACAGCCGAGATGTatgcttccttttccttcttgGAAAAAGTCCTCCATTCTCTCCGAACCTGTTATTGTACCAAGGTGAGTAAACCAGACGGCGAAGAGATCGATTTGGAGCTCGTACCTCTGGGTTCCAGCAAAACCAGCTTTGAAGAGAGCTCAATTCGGCATCAGCAGCGGGGGCAGCGCCAACGAGAGCAGCGCAAGACGCGAACAAAGTCAAGAGAGAAACGGCACGCATGATGAAGTCGTCAACTTGTCGTACAGTAGAGAAGAGGGGAGGAGGGGAGAGAAAGGACCACCGAGCCCGATGGATGCCATCCACAGCTCATACCAATCCCACCTTTTAAGCAAAAGAATTACCTTTGCCACCCGGTGCTAGGAGGTTAGAAATAGCGCACTGCAGAATGTTTATGCGGCCGCTGAGCCAGGGACAAGAGAGGGGGAATCGCGTGCCCAGTCAAACGGGCCAGTGTAATCGCCAGGGCATAGGCCGCCGATTCGCTTACTTCATTGGATCTGATCTTCCCACCTAGGCTGGTTCGTGCCACACTAGCACTGTTCCTGCCTCGGCATCTGGGAGTGAGCTTGGTCCTATGCTCCAGGCCTGTCAAAAAACGCGTGTTTGCAGATCGATCGATTGACCATTTGGGTCTCTATCCATTAAAAATCTCGTCGGTAGACAGTCCTATTATGGATCTATCGCTCGCATGAGTAGCACATTTACCGGCTTTACAGAGAGAATTCGAATGTTCGAACCTCTGTTGTTGACGTTCGAGTTCCTTCGAAATGAAGAATTTACAACCGAGCGCGTGGCGCGGAGATCGGCAGGTCCAGGACCCAGCTTCGGGACCCCAGGAACCGTGGATACACACGTGCCTTGCTCGGCCAAACAAGACCTTAATTAACCTGAAACACCTATCAAACTCGGCCAGCGCGGGGGTAAAAAATGTCTGTGATAATCACGGTTTATTTCGACAAACTACTGTACACAACATAGCGATAagaacaacaacaacaaaaggCACAGTCCAATGACAATTTATCCCacattcaaagttgaaaCGAAATGAAAGAAAGACCAAGAGGAAGGCAGAAAAACATAAGAAGTTCGTGCATATGAATTGACCGGAGAAAATAATACTTTTATGGTCTATACGGCCGATCCTTTACGATAGGACGAGGATCCGTCATCATCACCATCGTCGCCGGTAAGAGCAACGACCTTGTGCACGGACCCTTGGTCCGAAGTATAGACGTTGCTCTCTTTCGCATCGAAAGTCTGTACCCCATTGCGCGACGACTAGAAATTTCCCCAACAAAACATCGGTTAGAGATACATTCCTACAAATGAAATGTGAGGGGAAGATGGTTGCTTACAATAGCGTCCACGTGGGTCTGTCGGCTGATGTAGACTTCCGGCCGGGTCGTCTCTTGATCCCGGGACGCAGGCTATACCAAAAAACGAGTTTAGTAAATGGGCCGCCGGGATTGTATACGCGAAGCTTGGCTGAACTTACCCCTGTGGGGTTCCGGTTACCTGTGCGCATCTCATACGCGTTTCCGCCCGTTGAGTAACTAGTACCAGATCGCGATACGCTCGCACGTGAATTGAGAGTGAAGACCATGGAGCAGACGTAAAAGAATGGCATCTAGTATGTAAATGAGTATGATGCCATGGTCGAGTGAGCTGGTTAATCCTACCAAGGAGTTGAAAAAATTAACCCAAGTTGTTGACGCTGCGCGGGAGTTCCAATACAAATTAAGGATTGCGCTTGATAACGGTGCAAGTCAGCGAACTGGGAATGCAAGCATACATGGCGAGGGAAGTAGCTTACCAGATCGTTGGGGGCAAGGCAGACTGGATAGCCGTATAGAGAAGACGGGTAATCAAGTTGTTGGTGGCAGTGAAACCAGTCTTGGCCTAAGGGTGGGAATAAATTTGACATTTGAGATTGTTCCGAAGAAAAGGACCTACCCGGAGAAGGTACCAGCAAGTGAAAACCGTGATAAAGACATCGCAGATCACGACGCAAGAGACCATCATGTTGGCTAATCAAGTGTATTCAACTTTAGTTATACGAACAAGCTCACTCGGTGGGAGAAATACGTACCGGAAGCATTGAGTAGGACgccatttttggtaagtaGTTTAAGATCAAACACTAGGATCGTCTTCAAAGCAATCAATTTATGACACATGGGTCAAAGAAATGCCACTGACCAGAATCAGTGCCCCCGCAAGACCAAGGAGGAGTGTTGGTATGGTCAACACGAGGAAGATCCAGTTGCGAGAGAGAACGAATGTCCTATGTATAAAGAATGCCTGCGCATACAGTCAGCTTCAGAGCTCAGTAGATGGGTTCTTCAACATACTTGGATCATAGCCCCGATAATACTTGACTCGAGTCCAGTGAGCTTAACACTTGCAGTGGGGATCGATGCCTGAATAGGTAATCACGCCATAATTTAGACTGTGTCATGAAAACGTCGGTGGCGCTCAGTTTACTCACCGAAAGATAATTTCCAAAGTGTGCGACTGACAAATCGGATAATTAATCAATTGAATATCGTCTTTTTTCAAACAAAACATACTGAAAAAGTCCCACTAAGGTATAAATAAATCAACAATACCCCGGACTTCTATGTCTGCAGGCTGAACTTACCGAAATGTATATCATATGCCCCGCTTTGAACGAGCAGAACAACACCGATACACCAACAAGTAGACGAAGCATAAGACGGTCATGTGGGTATCCAACTGCATAATTGAACGTCTATGATAGGGGTGAGAATTGAGCAACAAAAATATCCTATGATACCAACCTGACACAGAAGGATACCCTCCATCATGAGACAGAATATCGAAGCCAACAACCATGGTCTGCAAAATAGTTAGGGCACACCACTGAAGAGACAATTGGCCAGTACTCACCCCAGCATACCCGCCGTATTATTGATGTATGGCAGCTCGATTGAGATCGGCTTATAGTTGCTGTTGAGGAAACCCGGATATGTCGACATGGTTGACTCGCCTGCAACCAAGACCAGGATTATCGGCGGATGGGAAGAGGTGGAGAGGATGTGCGAATGATGTTCGCAGGTCGAGCCATATAAGATCTCAAGCAAAATATGCGGACCTGACGATCACACTCAAAAACAAACTGTTGACCTGATCATTGGGCTTCTTAGGATATGCGGAGCCAATAAGAACTAGTCCTCATTCGCAAGTTGCGGGTTACCGAGATGGATTGCTTAGAGTGGAATTTGCGCTCCTGATGGGAAAGGGACCAAGTCTCACATCATTACGGCCCCGTTACCGGAAAACTGTAGCTGGGTCCAAGGAACAGGGTGCGTATATGTGCGTTCTTGGCCTGACCGTGGGTCAACAGGCAACCGTCATCGGTTCTCAGCAAGCAGCGACAATTGCTACCCACAACCAGTCAGGATGAACAGGTTGTTTATTATTGTCGGCTCATATGTTTTCAGGTAGGTTACCCGAGTTGCGCAGTGTAGTGGTTGATATTGGCAATCAAGACAACCGATGAGCGAATGTATCCTCTAATAATTTCACCGAACAACTGCCGTTTCTGGCTGGTTACCTCGACCTGAGAGTCTTGTGAGGCACGGAGTGAGCCACAGAATGGCCCAATTGGGTGATCTCAGCCACCCGCGGCACGAGGATGACGCTTCTCTCGGCGGTTATGGCAGCCGAAGTGGCGTCCGTAGTCGACTTCCACGCTCTCCACGATGATGGCCTCGCCGGGTTTAGCTAGGGGAATCTTTACATCATATTTTGTGCTTATTATCGCGCTATTCATCCTTATTCTGGGCTCTCTGCAGAGGCGGATCACTTCCATTGGGCATGTTCCTCCCTCTGCCTTAGTGTTTGGGGCACTGGCAATAGGATCGTTCTACCATACATGGTACTGTGAGTAAGCTGCTGGACCACAAGTGATTGTTCTTGGACTGATCCTGGTGGCTGGATTTCCACAGATATGATCAAGTTCCTAGAGGTAAGTCTTCGTACCCTTTCTTGGGAGAAACTTGGAAACAACCTCGGTTGATAGTGGAGCTTCCATGACTTCGAGTCGCACCAGCTCATCCTCGAAAAATCCCTGCTTGACCGAGTAACACAATGGTTGATGGGAACCGACCTCTTTGAGCAAGCTTGGAGACACGTCTGCGAAGGTATGCCCCACATTTGGCTTTGTCCTGAATTTCAGACCAGACCATAATTTCTCTTGCGCTGGCTTTGAAAATAGGACCACTAAATTGGTGGTGGAGTCAACAGTTATGCATCCTCACCGTCGGTGTATGGACCACGTTTCTTTTCGCCCAAGGTGCGTACGGGATTTCGGCGTTCTCCGGTCCTTCCCCGATATAATTCCCCATTCGCCCATATGACCGCCTCCGCCTTTGATGAGGTAATCTGAAACATATTAACATGTGTAACAGGCTCACAGAGACGCATACCTTTCGTGTGGGCATACATGCTTCTTGGACAGCTGGTAGCTATTTCGGTCGCTACCAATATTTTCTTTGCCGCTGTTATTCTCTACGATGATTTGCCCTCGGAGCGGAAATCGAAATCGAGACCCCCATCACGTACGACCCAGGTTCCAGCTGGGGTATATCTCCCGATATTTCTTTCGCACTTGACCATTTTGCTCTCTCCGTCCGTAGCTCAGCCAGATTGCAAATGGTTCCTGCCTAACCTCTTGACTATGCACCTTCTGATTGTCCTCCCGTTATTCAACGTGAGATATCGACCCGTCACTGAAAATCGAAGCAGCCTCAGCCTAGGCACCTTTTACATCGTTCTCGCCGCTCTTGCCTTCATTCCACGCGCACAAACGTACCTCTCGCTTCCGTACCAAGACCTTTCGAGTCTAGTACCTCAACTCCTGGAGACACTCTATTCTCACCCGGCCCAAGGCTCTATCGGGTTCGATGTTGTATGGACAACTGCCTCGTTCACGCTATATTGCGCCGTCGCTGGAGGTCTTGGCCTGGGTCTTTTAGGGCTAGTTTCGCCAGGATTGGCCCTGTACCTTGATACTGATCATCATTAAACTCTGTATGCGACTGCGATTGGAGTTGCAATGTTCCCCTGTGGTTCTCCTAATTATGTAACCCCTCTTGTTGGTGCGGGGTCCGCTTGTGTGAAAAAACAATGAACTGAATTCCAAGTATCTTGGCCCAGCCGGGGTGTGATGGGGAGCTGACCTCGGGATCAGTTGCGGGCCGTGTACGGATCCAGCTCCTGTCAAAGTTGCAGGCCTGCCAAATTAATTGACTGACAGAACACGATGGTTTGA comes from Rhizoctonia solani chromosome 4, complete sequence and encodes:
- a CDS encoding GDT1-like protein; translated protein: MAPLPIEVSEDNLHALSSSFLMILASEVGDKTFLIAAIMAMRHPRLIVFSGAFGALVVMSALSAAMGHLLPALISRRWTTLAAAGLFLVFGVKMLLEAREMQAGQDKIQEELKEVEEELDAAEGNIPMRNMEEGGRNSDEPEPLTPAPKDSSLAQGAKNLFGMCLGPIFVQTFILTFLGEWGDRSQIATIALGAAHNVYIITIGTIAGHALCTGVAVLGGRWLSTKISIKHVTLTGSILFLLFAVMYFYESWTFVPDVPSLDLDLPMKAVERR
- a CDS encoding tyrosinase, with protein sequence MRAVSLLTLFASCAALVGAAPAADAELSSLQSWFCWNPEVRREWRTFSKKEKEAYISAVNCLAKRPHSKLLKASYPRADLPPINENSSFYDDMTYIHMDLTNQIHYTGFFLPWHRWYTNQHVTQLRKQCGYKGVMPYWDWSKDTASFNTSAMWDSDPTSGLGGFGDPNNDYYVNNGGFKDMKVSYPIKRGIRRQYTPYPYLSWWWVPRPQEAAVVGMQKSFVDDAINGYEGDFMGFQNATEKAQAFHANVHMIMGGDLAGTCPKAAGSTCQGGSTWTPSDPMFFLHHANIDRIWWLWQMKSIRNLFAFKGGSNMTYTDPAFPNGYPPWLSVTDKLPTDGLFPQPTILSTLNTLGSGEYCYIYA